Within the Bradyrhizobium cosmicum genome, the region GACCAGCAAGATCCGCGACACCAGCCTGGCTCTGGGCTTTGCCGCGATCGTCTCGATCGTCTCGACGACCTCGAGCTTCGCCTTCTCGGCCGAAGCACAGCAGCAGTGCACAGGCGACGCCTTCCGCCTGTGCTCGTCGGAAATCCCCAACATCCCGAAGATCACGGCGTGCATGATGAAGCACCGCTCGGATCTGAGCGCCGGCTGCCGCGCCGTGATGGACAAGGATCTCGCCAAGGGCGCCTCACGCAAGGTCGCTGACGCCCAGGACAGCCAGTAAGAGACAGCCAGTAAGAGACAGTCAGTAAGCGCGCGCGGCGCATCGCGCGTCGTCGTCATCGAGCTCCCCTCGCGATGTGCCCCGGCGTCAAGCCGGGGCCACGCGGCGGCGCCCTGTAGCCCGCCAATAAAGCCGTTGCGGCTGAGAGATCGTCGCACTAGCTTCGCCCGCACATCTTCCGGGTAAGAGGCATTACGCGATGACCAAATTCCTTTTCATTCTTCCTCTGCTCCTGTGCGCATCGGGCGCATCGGCGCAGCATCAGCCCGGACAGGACGCCTGCGCGCGCGATGTCACGCGCTTCTGCCGTCCGGTCATGAACAATGGCGATGGCGCCGTGCTCGCCTGCCTGAAGCAGAATCGCGCGAAGCTGAGCAAGGGCTGCGAAAAGGTGCTGACCGATCACGGGCAGTAAACGCACCGTCGTCATTCCGGGCTCGCGCCTGACGGCGCCGGAATGACGATCCAAATTAGGTGCTGCTTCCCGCCGCGGTCGCGACCACAGGCAGCACCTCGGCGCTGGCACGATCCGGCGTCTCTTCCTTCCAGCGCACCGAGCCGAACGGCCGCTCCAGCATGCGGCGGATCCGCACCGGATCGGGGCCGACGTGGAAATCGATCGCCTGCTGATGCAGCGCGCGCTCGGATTGGGTCGAACGGTTGCGCTGGCGCAGATAGTCGAACCAGGTCGGGCAGTGATAGCGCTCGGTCCACAATTCGGGATCGGCGATGTCGCGCGCGATCGACCAGCCATAGGCGCCGTTGCGCTGCCGGGAGAGTTGCACGTCCTGCATCACGTTGTGGAAGGCGCGCGCGTTCTCCTGAGACACCCGGTATTCGATCTCGACCACCAGGGGCCCGCTGCGGCCGGTGAGCGACAGCTTCACCTCGGGATCGGCCAGCACGTCGGCGTCCTCGTTGCGGGCGCCGACGCGCGGCATCGTGAGCCAGAGTCCGAGCACCGGCGAGATCAGCATCAGACCGGCGGCCGTCAACAGCGCGATTTCGACGCCGGCATAATCGGTGAGATGGCCCCAGCCCCAGGCGCCGATCGCGATGCCGCCGGAGATCGAGGCCTGGAACGCTGCGAGCGAACGGCCGGCGACCCAGCGCGGCGCCGAGAGCTGCACGCCGATATTGAACAGTGCGATCGCGGCCATCCAGACCGCGCCCGCGAGCACCAGCGCAGCTGCAGTGAGCACCGGCTCGTTGCTGACCGCGAGCGCTGCCATCGCGAACGCCATCGAGATGGTGCAGGCGCGGATCGCGGCCTCGCCGCTCATGCGCTTGCGCAGTTCGTGAATGTTGAGCGCGCCGATGACCGCGCCCATGCCGAAGGCGCCGAGCATGATGCCGTAAGTCTGCGCGCCGCCATGGAGCAGGTCGCGCGCGACCAGCGGCATCAGCGCCATCACCGCGCCGCCGATCAGCCCCATCACCAATGTGCGCAACAGCACGATCTTGATCGGCGGCGAATTGGTGATGTAGCGGAAGCCCGAGACCATGGCGCGGTTGAGCTTTTCCCGCGGCAGGCGTGACGGTTCGGTGTTGCGCCGCCACAGCAGCAACACCACCAGCAGCGGCAAATAGAGGATCGCATTGCAGGCGAAGGCGGCCACCGCGCCGAGCGAGGCGACGATGACGCCGCCGACCGCGGGACCGAAGCTGCGTGCGATATTGTAGCTGATGCCGTTCAGCGCGACGGCCGACGGCAGGGCTTCGGGCGGAACCTGCTCGCTGACCGAGGATTGCCACGCCGGTCCGAACAGCGCATTGCCGCTGCCCACCACGAAGCAGAAGACGAGCAGCGTTTCCGGGGTAGTCAGCTGGAGCCAGGCCAGCACCGTCAGCGCCGTCGCACCGATCAGCGCGATCGCGAGCGAAATCAGGGTCACGATACGGCGGTCATACATGTCGGCGATGGCGCCGGCCGGCATCGAGATCAGCATGATCGGCAGCATCAGCGCGGTCTGCACCAGTGCGACCTTGTCGGCCGAGGCCGCCATCTGCGTCATCGCCCAGGCCGCGCCCACGCCCTGGATCAGCAGGCCGAGATTGGAGAGCAGGCTGGCGAGCCAGATGCGCCGGAACAGGGTGTACCGCAGCGGGGCGGTTATGCCGTCGGCCGCAATTTTCTGACGGTTCGTCTGCTCGGTCATATCCCCTTCCATATCGGATGGCAGAAGTGCTCTGGGAGCGGTCCTTGGGTGATTCCGGCGAATCCAGTGATGCCTGTGAAAGTCCTTCGCTGTCCAGTGGTTAGGCCGGTATAAGCGGTGCAAAGACTCGAGGTTTTGCCGGGAGGAACACATGAAGCTGTCGCGACGCACAATTCTGCAAGGAGCGGGCAGCCTGCCCTTCGCAATTGCGAGCTTGCGGACGG harbors:
- a CDS encoding MFS transporter — protein: MTEQTNRQKIAADGITAPLRYTLFRRIWLASLLSNLGLLIQGVGAAWAMTQMAASADKVALVQTALMLPIMLISMPAGAIADMYDRRIVTLISLAIALIGATALTVLAWLQLTTPETLLVFCFVVGSGNALFGPAWQSSVSEQVPPEALPSAVALNGISYNIARSFGPAVGGVIVASLGAVAAFACNAILYLPLLVVLLLWRRNTEPSRLPREKLNRAMVSGFRYITNSPPIKIVLLRTLVMGLIGGAVMALMPLVARDLLHGGAQTYGIMLGAFGMGAVIGALNIHELRKRMSGEAAIRACTISMAFAMAALAVSNEPVLTAAALVLAGAVWMAAIALFNIGVQLSAPRWVAGRSLAAFQASISGGIAIGAWGWGHLTDYAGVEIALLTAAGLMLISPVLGLWLTMPRVGARNEDADVLADPEVKLSLTGRSGPLVVEIEYRVSQENARAFHNVMQDVQLSRQRNGAYGWSIARDIADPELWTERYHCPTWFDYLRQRNRSTQSERALHQQAIDFHVGPDPVRIRRMLERPFGSVRWKEETPDRASAEVLPVVATAAGSST